The Dunckerocampus dactyliophorus isolate RoL2022-P2 chromosome 1, RoL_Ddac_1.1, whole genome shotgun sequence genome has a segment encoding these proteins:
- the LOC129182633 gene encoding thymosin beta-12, whose translation MSDKPDISEVTNFDKNKLKKTETQEKNPLPSKETIEQEKAAAAATS comes from the exons ATGAGCGACAAACCCGACATCTCGGAGGTGACCAACTTCGACAAGAACAAGCTGAAGAAGACCGAGACGCAGGAGAAGAACCCCCTGCCCTCAAAAGAAA CCATCGAACAGGAGAAGGCTGCGGCGGCAGCGACGTCGTGA
- the LOC129189777 gene encoding ribose-phosphate pyrophosphokinase 2 — translation MPNIVLFSGSSHHDLSQKVADRLGLDLGKVITKKFSNQETCVEIGESVRGEDVYIVQSGCGEINDNLMELLIMINACKIASSSRVTAVIPCFPYARQDKKDKSRAPISAKLVANMLSVAGADHIITMDLHASQIQGFFDIAVDNLYAEPAVLQWIRENIPEWKNCIIVSPDAGGAKRVTSIADRLNVDFALIHKERKKANEVDRMVLVGDVKDRVAILVDDMADTCGTICHAADKLIDAGAVKVYAILTHGIFSGPAISRINNAPFEAVVVTNTIPQEEKMKACPKIQVIDISMILAEAIRRTHNGESVSYLFSHVPL, via the exons ATGCCGAACATCGTCCTCTTCAGCGGGAGCTCTCACCACGACCTGTCCCAGAAAGTGGCGGATCGGCTGGGACTGGATCTGGGCAAAGTGATAACCAAGAAATTCAGCAACCAGGAAACATG CGTGGAAATCGGGGAGAGCGTGCGCGGCGAGGACGTGTACATCGTGCAGAGCGGTTGCGGCGAGATAAACGACAACCTGATGGAGCTGCTGATTATGATCAACGCCTGCAAAATTGCCTCGTCGTCCCGCGTGACCGCCGTCATCCCCTGCTTCCCCTACGCCCGGCAGGACAAGAAGGACAAG AGCCGGGCCCCCATATCAGCCAAGCTGGTGGCCAACATGTTGTCTGTGGCCGGCGCCGACCACATCATCACCATGGACCTTCACGCCTCGCAAATCCAG GGCTTTTTCGACATCGCTGTGGACAATCTTTATGCGGAGCCTGCCGTCCTGCAGTGGATCCGGGAAAATATCCCCGAGTGGAAAAATTGCATCATCGTGTCTCCTGATGCCGGCGGCGCAAAGCG CGTGACGTCCATCGCCGACCGACTCAACGTGGACTTTGCCCTCATCCACAAAGAGAGGAAGAAGGCCAACGAAGTGGACCGCATGGTGCTGGTGGGCGACGTCAAGGACCGTGTGGCCATCCTGGTGGACGACATGGCCGACACCTGCGGCACCATCTGCCACGCCGCCGACAA GTTGATCGATGCCGGCGCCGTAAAAGTCTACGCCATCCTCACGCATGGCATCTTCTCTGGTCCCGCCATCTCGCGGATCAACAATGCGCCGTTTGAGGCGGTGGTGGTGACCAACACCATCCCGCAGGAGGAGAAGATGAAGGCGTGCCCAAAAATACAG GTCATCGACATTTCCATGATCCTAGCAGAGGCCATCAGGAGAACCCACAATGGTGAATCCGTGTCCTACCTGTTTAGCCATGTGCCCTTGTAA